One stretch of Caloenas nicobarica isolate bCalNic1 chromosome 4, bCalNic1.hap1, whole genome shotgun sequence DNA includes these proteins:
- the ZAR1 gene encoding zygote arrest protein 1: MAEEAMESYLYAAYHPYSYRYPPPKGKGAAPGGWRPRGSGYFSGYGEAAAAAEYFDNYQRAQLKAILSQVNPNLTPRLRKANTKEVGVQVNPRQDASVQCSLGPRTLLRRRPGPPAGPRPHEAEQEQGSLATTSTRAVRFPRTIAVYSPMASRRLTAFLEEPALEPERRPQQQEEEATAAAVEEEPAALREQREAEAAAVRASWEKPPESGAEPLEQRPAEPLEQRPAATAEPPAAGPEEKREEDAAARAEPAAAPQKREPAAGKTRLRFQFLEQKYGYYHCKDCNIRWESAYVWCVQGTNKVYFRQFCRTCQKSYNPYRVEDITCQSCKQTRCTCPVKMRHVDPKRPHRQDLCGRCKGKRLSCDSTFSFKYII, encoded by the exons ATGGCAGAGGAGGCAATGGAGAGCTACCTGTACGCCGCCTACCACCCCTACTCCTACCGCTACCCGCCGCCCAAGGGCAAAggggcggcgccgggcggcTGGCGGCCGCGGGGCAGCGGCTACTTCTCGGGCTacggggaggcggcggcggccgccgagTACTTCGACAACTACCAGCGGGCGCAGCTGAAGGCCATCCTCTCCCAGGTCAACCCCAACCTGACACCGCGGCTCCGCAAGGCCAACACCAAGGAGGTGGGCGTGCAGGTGAACCCGCGGCAGGACGCCTCGGTGCAGTGCTCCCTCGGGCCCCGCACGCTGctgcgccgccgccccggcccccccgccgggCCGCGGCCCCACGAGGCcgagcaggagcagggcagcctggccaccaccagcacccGCGCCGTGCGCTTCCCCCGCACCATCGCCGTCTACTCGCCCATGGCGTCCCGCAGGCTTACCGCCTTCCTGGAGGAGCCGGCTCTGGAGCCGGAGCGGCGGccgcagcagcaggaggaggaggcgacGGCGGCGGCCGTCGAGGAGGAGCCGGCCGCGCTGCGGGAGCAGCGGGAGGCGGAGGCGGCAGCCGTGCGGGCGAGCTGGGAGAAGCCCCCCGAGAGTGGCGCCGAGCCGCTGGAGCAGCGCCCGGCAGAGCCGCTGGAGCAGCGTCCGGCCGCCACCGCGGAGccgccggcggcggggccggaggAGAAGCGGGAGGAGGacgcggcggcgcgggcggaGCCGGCGGCCGCCCCTCAGAAGCGGGAGCCGGCGGCGGGCAAGACTCGCCTGCGCTTCCAG TTCCTGGAACAGAAGTACGGCTACTACCACTGCAAGGACTGCAACATCCGCTGGGAGAGCGCGTACGTCTGGTGCGTCCAGGGCACCAACAAG GTCTATTTTCGGCAGTTCTGCCGGACCTGCCAGAAGTCCTACAACCCGTACCGCGTGGAGGACATCACCTGCCAG AGCTGCAAGCAGACCAGGTGCACCTGCCCCGTGAAGATGCGCCACGTGGATCCCAAGAGGCCCCACCGCCAGGACCTCTGCGGGAGGTGCAAAGGGAAGCGCCTCTCCTGCGATAGCACGTTTAGTTTCAAATACATCATCTGA
- the SLC10A4 gene encoding sodium/bile acid cotransporter 4 codes for MAGSEQPPTAAGGGGPDGGSLAGGGEAFGDRSLNQGLSVLVGLALCVTMLGLGCAVELGQLGHQLRRPVGLLLALLGQFVAMPLLAFLLALIFALDEVAAVAVLLCGCCPGGNLSNLMSVLVDGDMNLSIIMTASSTLLALFLMPLCLWVYSRHWINTTLVQLLPLGAVSLTLGSTLLPIGLGVLIRYRHPRAADLVVKISLWSLLVTLVILFILTGTMLGPDLIAHIPASVYAIAVLMPLAGYALGYGLATVFKMPPHCRRTVSLETGCQNVQLCTAILKLTFPPELIGGMYMFPLLYALFQSAEAGLFVLAYKMYGRDSYKQDTLGEEEDTDISYKKLKEEEVADTSYGTVTTEEHNSIQMEPTQTAL; via the exons ATGGCCGGCTCCGAGCAGCCCCCgacggcggcggggggcggcggccccGACGGCGGGTCGCTGGCGGGGGGCGGCGAGGCTTTCGGGGACCGCTCCCTCAACCAGGGCTTGAGcgtgctggtggggctggcgcTCTGCGTGACcatgctggggctgggctgcgcCGTGGAGCTGGGCCAGCTGGGCCACCAGCTGCGGCGGCccgtggggctgctgctggcgctgctgggGCAGTTCGTGGCTATGCcgctgctggccttcctcctcGCCCTCATCTTCGCCCTGGACGAAGTGGcggctgtggctgtgctgctgtgcgGCTGTTGCCCCGGGGGAAACCTCTCCAACCTCATGTCGGTGCTCGTCGACGGGGACATGAACCTCAG CATTATCATGACGGCCTCCTCCACGCTGCTCGCCCTCTTCCTGATGCCCCTCTGCCTCTGGGTCTACAGCCGCCACTGGATCAACACGAccctggtgcagctgctgcccctggggGCAGTGAGCCTGACGCTGGGCAGCACCCTGCTGCCCATCGGCCTGGGGGTGCTCATCCGATACCGGCACCCCCGCGCCGCCGACCTCGTGGTTAAG ATTTCCCTGTGGTCCCTGTTGGTGACTCTGGTGATCCTGTTCATCCTGACTGGGACCATGCTGGGCCCAGATCTGATAGCACATATTCCTGCGTCTGTCTATGCCATTGCAGTGCTGATGCCTCTAGCGGGGTATGCCTTGGGATACGGCTTAGCCACGGTCTTTAAAATGCCCCCGCACTGCAGGAGAACAGTGTCTTTGGAAACAGGGTGCCAAAACGTCCAGCTCTGCACCGCCATCCTAAAACTCACCTTTCCCCCAGAGCTCATAGGGGGCATGTACATGTTTCCCTTGCTTTACGCGCTTTTTCAGTCAGCAGAAGCGGGACTCTTTGTGCTGGCATACAAGATGTATGGGAGAGACAGCTACAAACAAGATACACTCGGTGAAGAGGAAGACACGGATATTTCCtacaagaaactgaaagaagaggAGGTGGCCGATACTTCGTATGGCACAGTGACAACGGAGGAGCACAACTCCATTCAGATGGAGCCGACGCAGACGGCGCTTTAG